Proteins encoded in a region of the Hippopotamus amphibius kiboko isolate mHipAmp2 chromosome 11, mHipAmp2.hap2, whole genome shotgun sequence genome:
- the LOC130830920 gene encoding prefoldin subunit 6-like — RENAFVPAVAELIQKKLQGEVEKYQQLQKDLSKSMSGRQKLEVQLTENNIVKEELALLDGSNVVFKLLGPVLVKQELGEAQATVGKRLDYIIAEIKRYESQLRDLERQSEQQRETLAQLQQEFQRAQAAKAGAPGKA; from the coding sequence AGGGAGAACGCTTTCGTCCCCGCCGTGGCTGAGCTAATCCAGAAGAAGCTACAGGGAGAGGTGGAGAAATATCAACAGCTACAGAAAGACTTGAGTAAATCCATGTCAGGGAGGCAGAAACTAGAGGTACaattaacagaaaataatattgtGAAGGAGGAACTGGCCCTGCTGGATGGGTCCAACGTGGTCTTTAAACTCTTGGGTCCTGTGCTGGTCAAACAGGAGCTGGGGGAAGCTCAGGCCACAGTGGGGAAAAGGCTGGACTACATCATAGCTGAGATTAAGCGATACGAATCCCAGCTCCGGGACCTAGAGCGGCAGTCAGAGCAACAGAGGGAGACCCTTGCTCAGCTGCAGCAGGAGTTCCAGCGGGCCCAGGCGGCAAAGGCAGGGGCTCCTGGGAAGGCATGA